From a single Acidobacteriota bacterium genomic region:
- a CDS encoding TolC family protein — MPSERNAAEWRKWTAIVPNLRRSNRARAQSPRVPWPGIVLAVIALVLIPGLAGTQALGAEGNSAAGASRMSAAQLLSTLASEPATPQQPAAADGSSTSAPLTLTLKDALERAEKYSPQFQAAVTATRMARASVTQARSTLLPSADYTTQELLTQGNGKVPTGRYVTNDGVHVYRSWGVFRQTFSADTFTLASYRAATAAQDIARAQQEIAQRGLKVAVTQAYYALVVAERGYGTAQQGLDQAHASLESSQELEKGGEVAHSDVITFQIQYNQQQQAFQEATMAMANARLALAVMLFPDFNQNFNVVDDLDTSPPLPTLEEAAKMAEAGNPEIRAAMAALRQSRYGVSQAKAAFLPTLSFDVDYGIEANAYALRSVASGFREAGPLPNLGFFMTATLNVPVWHWGANLSKLHQAQYQKQQAQVELSFAQRQVLKNLYSYYNEARTSRSELATLENSASLAAEGLRLNLLRYKSGEATVLDVLNAQNTLTLARNDFAAGLARYRVALANLQTLTGTF; from the coding sequence ATGCCGAGCGAGCGGAATGCCGCAGAATGGCGGAAATGGACAGCGATCGTTCCTAATCTCAGGCGTAGCAATCGGGCGCGAGCACAAAGCCCGCGCGTGCCATGGCCAGGTATTGTTCTTGCAGTCATTGCACTAGTTCTGATACCGGGGCTTGCCGGCACGCAGGCCCTGGGGGCGGAGGGCAACAGCGCGGCCGGGGCATCGCGCATGTCCGCGGCGCAGCTTCTCTCTACGCTGGCCTCGGAACCGGCTACTCCGCAGCAGCCAGCAGCCGCCGACGGGAGCAGCACCAGCGCGCCGCTGACGCTCACGCTGAAGGATGCGCTGGAGCGTGCGGAGAAATACAGCCCGCAGTTCCAGGCGGCGGTGACGGCCACGAGGATGGCGCGAGCCAGCGTGACGCAGGCGCGGTCCACGCTGCTGCCTTCGGCGGATTACACTACCCAGGAACTTCTGACGCAGGGCAATGGCAAGGTGCCCACCGGGCGTTATGTTACCAACGACGGCGTTCACGTTTACCGCTCCTGGGGCGTTTTTCGGCAGACGTTTTCCGCGGACACTTTTACATTGGCAAGCTACCGGGCCGCGACGGCAGCGCAGGATATTGCCCGCGCCCAGCAGGAGATTGCGCAGCGCGGACTGAAGGTTGCAGTGACGCAGGCCTATTATGCACTGGTTGTGGCCGAGCGTGGCTACGGCACGGCGCAGCAAGGTCTCGACCAGGCCCATGCTTCGCTTGAAAGCAGCCAGGAACTGGAGAAGGGCGGCGAGGTAGCGCACAGTGACGTGATCACCTTCCAGATCCAATACAACCAGCAGCAACAGGCGTTCCAGGAGGCCACGATGGCCATGGCGAACGCGCGGCTGGCGCTCGCGGTGATGCTGTTTCCCGATTTCAATCAGAACTTCAACGTGGTGGACGACCTCGATACCTCTCCGCCCCTGCCCACGCTGGAAGAAGCTGCGAAAATGGCCGAGGCAGGGAACCCCGAAATTCGCGCTGCGATGGCGGCCCTGCGCCAGTCGCGCTACGGAGTGTCGCAGGCAAAAGCGGCTTTCCTCCCCACGCTCTCTTTTGACGTCGATTACGGAATCGAGGCCAACGCCTACGCCCTGCGCAGCGTGGCCAGCGGATTTCGGGAAGCAGGCCCGCTGCCTAACCTGGGCTTCTTTATGACGGCCACGCTGAACGTGCCGGTGTGGCACTGGGGGGCGAACCTCAGCAAGCTTCATCAGGCGCAGTATCAGAAGCAACAGGCGCAGGTGGAATTGAGCTTTGCGCAGCGGCAGGTGCTGAAAAACCTCTATTCCTACTATAATGAAGCGCGCACGTCCCGGTCAGAGCTGGCTACGCTCGAGAATTCGGCCAGCCTTGCGGCCGAGGGCCTGCGGTTGAACCTGCTTCGCTACAAGTCAGGAGAGGCGACGGTGCTGGATGTGTTGAACGCGCAGAACACGCTGACGCTGGCCCGCAACGATTTCGCGGCCGGGCTGGCCCGTTATCGCGTGGCCCTGGCCAATCTCCAGACGCTCACGGGGACCTTCTAA
- a CDS encoding efflux RND transporter periplasmic adaptor subunit: MPTKSRPWFERRTPALLALGVSLVMAGCGGKEAPEPQPLVTVQAVRVERAEIRQQIRSEAVLYPLNQATIVPKISAPIKKFYVQRGDRVHAGQLLAMLENSDLAGAAASAKGTYEQAQANYESTAAANLPEQVTQAKGNVESAKAGYAAAQKLYDNSQKLYQQGALAGKQLDQARVGLVQAQAQLQSAEQQLEKLQSVGLKSQLKAAQGQLDAAKGAYDNAAAQLSYTEIRSPIDGVVTDRPLFPGDMASPAAPLVTVMDLSQVVARARVPAAEAAALKVGDAAEISVADGSKPLAGKVTVVSPAIDPDSTTVQVWAQAANPRGELKPGSTVTVTVTARKVADALVVPRTALLNDPDLGPYVMLIDSASVAHQAKVGPGIEQGGNVEITKGLKAGDLIVAQGAYALPDGTKVKY, from the coding sequence ATGCCCACCAAATCACGACCCTGGTTCGAACGCCGCACGCCCGCCCTGCTGGCGCTCGGGGTTTCGCTTGTGATGGCCGGCTGCGGCGGCAAGGAAGCTCCCGAACCTCAGCCGCTGGTCACGGTGCAGGCGGTGCGCGTGGAGCGGGCAGAAATCCGGCAGCAGATCCGTTCAGAGGCCGTGCTCTATCCGCTCAACCAGGCCACCATCGTGCCCAAAATCAGCGCACCTATCAAGAAGTTTTATGTGCAGCGCGGTGATCGCGTACACGCCGGGCAGCTTCTGGCGATGCTCGAAAACAGCGATCTGGCTGGCGCCGCCGCCAGCGCCAAAGGCACTTACGAACAGGCCCAGGCGAATTATGAGAGCACCGCCGCCGCCAACCTTCCCGAACAGGTCACGCAGGCGAAAGGGAACGTGGAAAGCGCCAAGGCCGGGTACGCAGCCGCTCAGAAGCTTTACGACAACAGCCAGAAGCTTTATCAGCAGGGCGCCCTGGCCGGGAAGCAGCTTGACCAGGCGCGTGTGGGACTGGTGCAGGCGCAGGCGCAGTTGCAGAGCGCCGAGCAGCAGCTCGAAAAGCTGCAATCCGTCGGGCTGAAGTCCCAATTGAAAGCGGCCCAGGGACAACTGGATGCCGCCAAGGGCGCTTACGATAACGCCGCAGCACAGCTTTCGTACACGGAAATCCGCAGCCCGATTGACGGCGTGGTTACGGACCGGCCGCTCTTCCCGGGCGACATGGCTTCACCTGCGGCACCGCTGGTGACGGTGATGGACCTGTCGCAGGTGGTGGCGCGGGCGCGCGTTCCTGCGGCCGAAGCTGCCGCGCTGAAGGTGGGCGACGCGGCTGAGATTTCCGTGGCGGATGGATCGAAGCCGCTGGCGGGAAAAGTGACGGTAGTAAGCCCGGCGATCGACCCTGACAGCACAACCGTCCAGGTGTGGGCGCAGGCCGCGAACCCCAGGGGCGAACTGAAACCCGGTTCCACCGTGACGGTCACTGTCACCGCCAGGAAGGTGGCCGACGCGCTGGTGGTTCCGCGGACGGCGCTGCTGAACGATCCCGACCTTGGCCCGTACGTGATGCTGATTGATTCAGCGAGCGTTGCGCACCAGGCGAAGGTGGGACCCGGCATCGAGCAGGGCGGCAATGTGGAGATCACGAAGGGGCTCAAAGCAGGAGATCTGATCGTGGCCCAGGGCGCTTATGCGCTGCCCGACGGCACCAAGGTGAAGTATTAG
- a CDS encoding efflux RND transporter permease subunit: MNDRAQPNPDLTPASGARDKEASSYWFARETKPIIFLIIALALVGIYLGFTIPIAVFPTTNFPRVIVGVDNGVMPIDQMMVTITRPIEETVSGVLGIEDVRSITSRGSAEIDLFFNWHVDMFETLQRVNAAIAKVRPDLPATARIDTNRLEFSSFPILGYSLTSKTVSQTELWELATYSIKPRLNSLAGVGSILVQGTEVPEFHITPDPAKLLATRVTVSDLLSAVDRSNLIQSPGLQERDHQLYLDLITGQVHDPKEIAGVFVKKDPAGNPLYVRDVASVTSGVAPNYTIVTANGKPAVLVNINRQRQSNTMRVAAEVQAEMQQIEKTLPPGVVVRNFYDQSWIVGESIKSVRDAILIGIILASAVLVLFLRDWGSSFIAGMVIPISILMTFVALKFLGESFNLMSLGGLAAAVGLIIDDAIVVVENTVLRREGGQGRFEAVARSLKELTVPLIGSTLTPIVVFVPLIAITGVTGVFFRALAVTVGVALLASLTLALTWTPNLCLYLLRNKRQPEEGLPGASSVAPPEPPAGSREPEAPDELRGLTPEQTDMRRMMELEERSMGKAISRVIDSYDHWFRRALDRPWLLAALAVVLIVVSFLCYRHIGSDLLPEMDEGSFILDYVTPPGSSLRETNRMIDHILQIVRSVPEVDTVSRRTGLQLGLATVTEANTGDISVKLKTDRSRDVWQIMNEIRTKVTQQEPAVQADFTQKLQDMIGDLTSAPQPIFIELFSPNAQLINSWAPKVADAIGKIQVSGRHPVVDVDNGIDSTTSGPAIVYQVDVAKAAHAGFTPQDVSTEAQAMLDGVPAAQPAVVNDRPYTVRIRFPEEGRSSLSAMNNTVMISPTGQLASLGGLASITELPGQTEILQDHQQRYVAVTARLEGLDLGHGIAAVRQTLADLHMPPSIRVEYGGLYKTQQQSFRDLVMVLVLAVLFVFLVLLFEFKSFSAPVAILASATLSTSGVLFALFLTGSTFNLSSFMGLIMVIGIVAKNGILILDAEGKFRAAGYNAREAIIQAGRRRLRPIVMTALAAALGFLPLALAIGAGSQMLQPLAIAVIGGILIAIVLSLLVTPVLYYYLSRKAA, translated from the coding sequence ATGAACGACCGCGCCCAGCCAAATCCCGACCTCACGCCAGCCTCCGGCGCCCGCGATAAAGAAGCGTCCTCTTACTGGTTTGCGCGGGAGACCAAGCCCATCATCTTCCTGATTATCGCCCTGGCCCTGGTGGGCATCTATCTCGGCTTCACCATTCCCATCGCGGTTTTTCCCACTACGAATTTTCCCCGCGTCATCGTCGGCGTGGACAACGGCGTGATGCCCATCGACCAGATGATGGTGACCATCACGCGGCCGATTGAAGAGACCGTGAGCGGCGTGCTGGGCATCGAGGACGTGAGGTCGATCACCAGCCGCGGCTCGGCGGAAATCGACCTGTTCTTCAACTGGCACGTGGATATGTTTGAGACGCTCCAGCGCGTGAATGCAGCCATCGCCAAGGTGCGGCCTGATCTTCCTGCCACGGCGCGTATTGATACCAACCGCCTGGAGTTTTCCAGCTTTCCGATTCTGGGCTACAGCCTTACCTCGAAGACGGTGTCGCAAACCGAATTGTGGGAGCTGGCCACCTACAGCATCAAGCCGCGCCTGAACAGCCTGGCGGGCGTGGGCAGCATTCTGGTCCAGGGGACCGAGGTGCCGGAGTTCCACATCACGCCCGACCCGGCCAAGCTGCTGGCCACCCGCGTGACGGTTTCCGACCTGCTGAGCGCGGTTGACCGCTCGAACCTCATCCAGTCGCCCGGCCTCCAGGAACGGGACCACCAGCTTTACCTGGACCTGATCACCGGCCAGGTCCACGACCCGAAGGAAATTGCCGGCGTATTTGTGAAAAAGGACCCCGCCGGCAATCCTCTTTACGTCCGCGACGTCGCGAGTGTGACTTCAGGAGTTGCGCCGAATTACACCATCGTAACCGCCAACGGCAAACCTGCCGTGCTGGTGAACATCAACCGGCAACGGCAGAGCAACACCATGCGCGTGGCGGCGGAAGTGCAGGCGGAGATGCAGCAGATTGAAAAGACGCTGCCGCCGGGCGTAGTGGTCAGGAATTTTTATGACCAGTCGTGGATTGTGGGGGAATCCATCAAAAGCGTGCGAGACGCCATTCTGATCGGCATCATCCTGGCGTCTGCGGTGCTGGTGCTTTTCCTGCGCGACTGGGGATCATCGTTCATCGCCGGCATGGTGATCCCCATCAGCATCCTGATGACGTTTGTGGCGCTGAAATTTCTGGGTGAGAGCTTTAACCTGATGTCGCTGGGCGGCCTGGCGGCTGCCGTGGGCTTGATCATCGATGACGCCATCGTTGTGGTGGAAAACACCGTGCTGCGCCGCGAGGGCGGGCAGGGGCGGTTTGAAGCCGTAGCGCGCTCGCTCAAAGAACTGACGGTGCCGCTGATCGGGTCGACGCTGACGCCCATTGTAGTCTTTGTGCCGCTGATTGCGATCACCGGAGTCACCGGGGTTTTCTTCCGCGCGCTGGCGGTCACGGTGGGCGTGGCGTTGCTTGCATCGCTCACGCTGGCGCTGACCTGGACCCCCAACCTTTGCCTTTACCTGCTGCGCAACAAGCGACAGCCCGAAGAGGGACTGCCCGGCGCGAGCAGCGTCGCACCGCCCGAACCCCCAGCGGGCAGCCGGGAGCCTGAAGCTCCGGATGAGCTGCGGGGCCTGACTCCTGAGCAGACTGACATGCGGCGGATGATGGAGCTGGAAGAGCGCTCGATGGGGAAGGCCATCAGCCGGGTGATTGATTCTTACGATCATTGGTTCCGAAGGGCGCTCGATCGCCCGTGGCTGCTGGCCGCGCTGGCCGTTGTGCTTATCGTGGTGTCTTTCCTTTGCTACCGGCATATCGGCTCTGACCTGCTCCCGGAGATGGACGAAGGAAGTTTTATCCTGGATTACGTGACGCCTCCCGGCAGTTCGCTCAGGGAGACCAACCGCATGATCGACCACATTCTGCAGATTGTCCGCTCAGTGCCCGAGGTTGATACCGTATCGCGGCGCACCGGGCTCCAGCTTGGACTGGCGACGGTAACGGAGGCAAACACGGGTGACATTTCAGTCAAGCTCAAGACGGACCGGAGCCGCGACGTCTGGCAGATTATGAATGAGATCCGCACCAAGGTTACGCAGCAAGAGCCCGCCGTGCAGGCCGATTTCACCCAGAAGCTCCAGGACATGATCGGCGACCTGACGAGCGCCCCGCAGCCGATCTTTATCGAGCTATTTTCGCCCAACGCGCAGTTGATCAATTCCTGGGCGCCGAAAGTGGCTGACGCTATCGGCAAAATCCAGGTGTCCGGCCGCCATCCCGTAGTGGATGTCGACAACGGGATTGATTCCACTACAAGCGGCCCGGCCATTGTGTATCAGGTGGACGTGGCGAAGGCGGCCCACGCGGGTTTCACGCCGCAGGACGTGTCAACCGAAGCCCAGGCCATGCTGGACGGCGTGCCGGCGGCGCAGCCCGCCGTGGTGAATGACCGGCCCTACACGGTGCGAATTCGATTTCCTGAAGAGGGCCGCTCCTCGCTGAGCGCCATGAACAACACGGTGATGATCAGCCCCACGGGGCAACTGGCCAGTCTGGGCGGCCTGGCGTCGATAACGGAACTGCCCGGCCAGACGGAAATCCTGCAGGACCACCAGCAGCGATACGTGGCCGTTACGGCGCGCCTCGAGGGCCTGGACCTGGGCCATGGAATCGCCGCCGTCCGGCAGACGCTGGCGGACCTGCACATGCCTCCTTCCATCCGGGTGGAATACGGCGGCCTTTACAAGACGCAGCAGCAGTCGTTCCGCGACCTGGTCATGGTGCTGGTCCTCGCGGTGCTCTTCGTCTTCCTTGTGCTGCTGTTTGAGTTCAAAAGCTTTTCCGCGCCCGTTGCCATTCTTGCCTCCGCAACGCTTTCGACTTCGGGAGTGCTGTTCGCCTTGTTCCTTACGGGCTCGACCTTCAACCTGTCGTCTTTCATGGGCCTGATCATGGTAATCGGCATTGTGGCCAAAAACGGCATCCTGATTCTGGACGCAGAAGGGAAGTTTCGCGCAGCGGGCTACAACGCCCGTGAAGCGATCATCCAGGCGGGACGGCGGCGACTGCGGCCCATCGTGATGACGGCGCTGGCGGCTGCGCTCGGGTTTCTGCCGCTGGCGCTGGCGATTGGTGCGGGATCGCAGATGCTCCAGCCGCTGGCCATCGCCGTGATCGGCGGCATCCTGATCGCCATTGTGCTGTCGCTGCTGGTGACGCCGGTTCTGTATTACTACTTGAGCAGAAAGGCGGCGTAA
- a CDS encoding GNAT family N-acetyltransferase, whose translation MNLRTMNASDIPAGMRLKDLAGWNQTFADWQRFLESSPRGCFAAEVDGEVVGTAATIVYEQRFAWIGMVLVDPGFRSRGIGTRLLEKAIEYLDGVGVRTMKLDATPAGRPIYQKLGFADEYEIERWLLKRTVAEAAPAAGLHSISDRVLRLDREIFGADRGNHLHSLAAENPDFALAAERDEEIAGYTFGRRGALADHLGPWMARDEAAAAELLGEFLARSRRETVFVDALKDRRFVSRMLLARGFKVSRPLTRMVRGLNSYPGRPDLLCAILGPEFG comes from the coding sequence ATGAACCTTCGCACCATGAATGCTTCCGACATTCCTGCCGGGATGAGGCTGAAAGATCTGGCGGGATGGAACCAGACATTCGCCGACTGGCAGCGTTTCTTGGAATCGAGCCCGCGCGGATGCTTTGCGGCGGAAGTCGATGGCGAGGTGGTGGGCACGGCGGCAACCATCGTCTACGAACAGCGTTTTGCGTGGATCGGGATGGTGCTGGTCGATCCGGGATTTCGCAGCCGGGGAATTGGAACGCGCCTGCTGGAAAAAGCTATCGAATATCTCGACGGCGTTGGCGTCCGAACCATGAAGCTCGATGCCACGCCGGCGGGCCGGCCGATTTATCAGAAGCTCGGATTCGCGGACGAATATGAAATCGAACGGTGGCTGCTGAAGCGGACCGTCGCCGAAGCTGCACCTGCGGCTGGGCTGCATTCCATTTCAGACCGCGTCCTGCGGCTCGACCGGGAGATATTCGGGGCCGACCGCGGCAACCATCTGCATTCGCTGGCGGCTGAAAATCCAGACTTCGCCCTGGCGGCGGAGCGAGATGAAGAAATTGCGGGATATACATTCGGGCGGCGCGGAGCCCTGGCAGACCATCTGGGGCCGTGGATGGCTCGCGATGAGGCGGCTGCCGCGGAACTGCTGGGCGAATTTCTCGCGCGCTCGCGGCGAGAAACCGTTTTTGTCGATGCCCTCAAGGACCGCCGGTTCGTGTCTCGAATGCTGCTGGCCAGGGGATTCAAGGTTTCGCGTCCTCTCACGCGCATGGTGCGCGGGCTAAACTCCTACCCGGGTCGCCCGGACCTGCTCTGCGCCATCCTCGGTCCGGAATTCGGGTAG
- a CDS encoding RraA family protein, producing the protein MLQEYRQVEVASISDAEEQLYGRRMYMSHQMRPIFRTKFVGYAVTVLLKKQENHEGGAALSGMLAAIDHGGPNDVYVMKVEDGTDIAGMGGIMGTAMAARGFVGAVIDGGTRDTAYLQKIQFPVYARGIVPSTSVNHYVFGGSNIQIDCDGVPVAGGDLIAADSDGVVVVPREKAEEVLRKAQGLDFTEHSMYPFIFKYKSVEEAIKKFGRI; encoded by the coding sequence ATGCTGCAGGAATACCGCCAGGTCGAGGTTGCTTCGATTTCCGATGCCGAAGAACAACTTTATGGCCGCAGGATGTACATGAGCCACCAGATGCGGCCGATTTTTCGGACGAAATTTGTAGGCTACGCTGTGACGGTCCTGCTGAAGAAGCAGGAAAACCATGAGGGCGGCGCGGCCCTGAGCGGCATGCTGGCAGCCATCGATCATGGCGGCCCCAATGATGTCTATGTGATGAAAGTAGAAGATGGGACCGATATCGCGGGGATGGGAGGCATCATGGGCACGGCCATGGCGGCCCGAGGCTTTGTGGGCGCGGTGATCGATGGCGGAACGCGCGACACCGCCTATCTGCAAAAGATCCAGTTCCCGGTTTATGCCAGGGGAATTGTCCCCTCAACTTCGGTGAACCATTACGTCTTCGGCGGATCAAATATTCAGATTGACTGCGATGGCGTTCCGGTTGCGGGCGGAGACCTCATCGCCGCCGACTCTGACGGCGTGGTGGTTGTGCCGCGCGAAAAGGCGGAAGAGGTACTGAGGAAGGCGCAAGGGCTCGACTTCACGGAACACTCGATGTACCCGTTCATTTTCAAATACAAGTCCGTGGAAGAGGCCATCAAGAAGTTCGGGCGTATTTAA
- a CDS encoding sulfurtransferase: MKHSPGFMKMVDDAKARIKEVDIHEVKRWLDSDKKFCLIDVREESEWAAGRLPCSIHIGKGIIERDIELTVPDKNTTLVLYCGGGYRSALAAESLQKLGYTGVISMAGGWRGWKEAGYEVADD, translated from the coding sequence ATGAAGCATTCACCGGGTTTCATGAAGATGGTTGATGACGCGAAGGCGCGGATCAAGGAAGTGGATATCCACGAGGTCAAGCGCTGGCTCGATTCTGACAAAAAGTTCTGCCTGATTGACGTTCGCGAAGAGAGCGAATGGGCCGCCGGCCGTCTGCCGTGCTCCATCCACATCGGGAAGGGAATCATTGAGCGGGACATCGAGCTGACGGTTCCCGACAAGAACACCACCCTGGTGCTCTATTGCGGCGGCGGTTACCGCTCGGCTCTGGCAGCGGAGAGCCTGCAGAAATTGGGCTATACCGGCGTTATCTCCATGGCGGGCGGCTGGCGCGGATGGAAGGAGGCCGGCTACGAGGTGGCCGATGACTAG
- a CDS encoding twin-arginine translocase TatA/TatE family subunit, whose translation MEGLLQPTHLFFILLIVLIIFGPGKLPELGRSLGKGIREFKGAINDVKEETKNPGSKTS comes from the coding sequence ATGGAAGGATTGCTTCAACCCACTCATCTCTTTTTCATTTTGCTCATTGTTCTTATTATATTTGGCCCCGGGAAATTGCCTGAACTTGGCCGGTCGCTCGGCAAAGGGATCCGCGAGTTCAAGGGGGCCATCAACGACGTGAAGGAAGAGACCAAGAACCCGGGAAGTAAGACCAGTTAG
- a CDS encoding N-acetylglucosamine-6-phosphate deacetylase — MEFVANIPDKGLGRVEIENGRIASVQNVGPPDGEKPFISPGLIDIQLNGFAGIDFCDAGLDPAKARNILPALWKTGVTTFCPTVITNTQEGLLQCFRALEAARRLDPRFDLCTPCYHLEGPYISPGGSRGAHNPKVMRRPDWNEFLEMQQAAGGRIGIVTLAPELPGALDFIRCAREAGVVVAMGHTDATPEQIHQGADAGAQLNTHLGNGCPQMIDRHRTPLWAQLAIRQLSASMICDGFHLPRDLVQVIHRAKGIDACVLITDAVHVAGLSPGRYKLVDLEIDLLPSGQVVAADRHSMAGSAVSMDRAVKVFMDYAEVNLGQAIQAATANPSRLLGRYETCGEVKEGQPANLVIFRVGGDKLEVEKTVLDGEVVYERAASSVAGQ, encoded by the coding sequence ATGGAATTCGTCGCCAATATCCCAGATAAAGGCCTGGGCAGGGTAGAAATTGAGAATGGGCGAATCGCGTCAGTCCAAAACGTGGGACCGCCGGACGGCGAAAAGCCTTTTATAAGCCCGGGACTGATCGATATTCAACTGAACGGGTTTGCGGGAATCGATTTCTGCGATGCCGGCCTTGATCCGGCAAAAGCTCGGAACATCCTGCCCGCGCTGTGGAAGACTGGCGTTACTACGTTTTGTCCGACTGTAATTACCAACACACAGGAAGGTCTGCTTCAATGTTTCCGCGCGCTTGAAGCGGCCCGGCGCCTCGATCCGCGTTTTGACCTGTGCACTCCCTGTTACCACCTGGAGGGGCCGTATATCTCTCCGGGCGGATCGCGAGGCGCGCACAATCCGAAAGTGATGCGGCGACCCGATTGGAACGAATTCCTGGAGATGCAGCAGGCTGCAGGCGGACGGATTGGAATCGTCACGCTGGCTCCCGAACTGCCGGGCGCTCTCGATTTCATCCGGTGTGCGCGCGAAGCAGGTGTAGTGGTTGCAATGGGCCACACGGATGCGACGCCAGAGCAGATCCATCAGGGCGCCGATGCAGGCGCCCAGTTGAACACGCATCTGGGGAACGGCTGCCCGCAGATGATTGACCGCCACCGGACTCCCCTTTGGGCGCAGCTCGCCATCCGCCAACTGTCAGCCAGCATGATCTGCGACGGCTTCCATCTGCCTCGGGACCTGGTGCAGGTGATTCACCGCGCAAAGGGAATCGATGCCTGCGTGCTGATAACGGACGCGGTCCACGTGGCAGGACTTTCACCGGGACGCTACAAGCTGGTGGATCTGGAAATCGACCTTCTTCCGTCGGGCCAGGTGGTGGCGGCGGACCGGCACAGCATGGCCGGCTCGGCGGTGAGCATGGACCGCGCCGTCAAAGTCTTTATGGATTACGCCGAAGTAAACCTGGGGCAGGCGATCCAGGCGGCCACGGCCAACCCCTCTCGCCTCCTTGGGCGCTATGAAACGTGTGGCGAAGTTAAGGAAGGCCAACCGGCCAACCTGGTCATTTTCCGCGTGGGCGGCGACAAGCTGGAGGTCGAAAAAACGGTCCTGGATGGCGAAGTAGTCTACGAGCGGGCGGCAAGCTCTGTGGCAGGCCAATAG
- a CDS encoding radical SAM protein, which yields MAEVQNLERSAGASTPVRVDVQLHDLLMKPETGAAPSPLKPKPSSESPGLTLPEPVFPQNPLPEGVDYTEKQYHKINTMRAFKCWALPFVKSRFRPSELRPIIAYLFTEFKCNVDCHYCWSYNNDVKGMTEDVARRSIDWLHDTGCRVLALMGGEPLLRPGFVHKVVYYAAKKNFYVYLPTNGRLMRPEVIDRIGDAGIGIVNLAIDCVEEKPGLPKALNRIRPYFDYLIKRQRHYGYTVMMNINITHINQDDVKELTEIARANGIATDYHLNEAPMLEQNHFKHLDDNTTYLTPDDFPKVETLLDYLIDKSRHGYKMANPQQHMHDMKKLMRGKVKAWPCRAGQNNLIIRPEGTLAPCFPMYSATYDWGTVGSHKFDVAQLDEMKKTCSTTCLSTCNYILSHCYDSSRVVRWGIKQAFRGFHGVSGHFDD from the coding sequence ATGGCAGAAGTTCAGAATTTGGAGCGCAGTGCTGGCGCTTCTACGCCGGTTCGGGTGGATGTCCAATTGCACGACTTGTTGATGAAGCCAGAAACTGGTGCGGCACCCTCGCCTCTGAAGCCGAAACCTTCATCGGAGTCACCGGGTCTGACGTTGCCGGAACCCGTTTTCCCCCAAAATCCGCTTCCCGAAGGCGTGGATTACACCGAGAAGCAGTATCACAAGATCAACACCATGCGGGCCTTCAAGTGCTGGGCCCTGCCGTTTGTAAAGTCACGCTTTCGCCCCTCCGAGTTGCGGCCGATTATCGCCTACCTTTTCACGGAGTTCAAGTGCAACGTCGATTGCCACTACTGCTGGTCCTACAACAACGACGTGAAAGGCATGACCGAGGACGTTGCCCGCCGGTCGATTGACTGGCTGCACGATACGGGTTGTCGCGTTTTGGCGCTGATGGGCGGCGAGCCGCTGCTGAGGCCGGGATTTGTCCATAAGGTCGTCTATTACGCCGCCAAGAAGAATTTCTACGTCTATCTGCCCACCAACGGCCGGCTGATGCGTCCCGAGGTGATTGACCGCATCGGCGATGCCGGAATCGGAATTGTCAACCTGGCCATCGACTGCGTGGAAGAGAAGCCGGGACTGCCCAAAGCGCTGAACCGCATCCGACCTTACTTTGATTACCTGATCAAGCGGCAGCGGCACTACGGCTACACAGTGATGATGAACATCAACATCACCCATATCAATCAGGATGACGTGAAGGAGCTGACGGAGATTGCGCGCGCGAATGGCATTGCCACCGATTATCACCTGAACGAAGCGCCCATGCTCGAGCAGAACCACTTTAAGCACCTGGACGACAACACCACATACCTGACCCCGGACGATTTTCCCAAGGTGGAGACGCTGCTCGATTACCTGATTGACAAGAGCCGCCACGGCTACAAGATGGCCAATCCGCAGCAGCACATGCACGACATGAAAAAACTGATGCGCGGCAAGGTGAAAGCGTGGCCATGCCGGGCGGGGCAGAACAACCTGATCATCCGTCCTGAAGGTACGCTCGCGCCCTGCTTCCCCATGTATTCCGCCACCTACGATTGGGGAACTGTGGGCAGCCACAAGTTTGACGTGGCCCAGCTCGACGAGATGAAGAAAACCTGCTCCACCACGTGCCTTTCCACCTGCAACTATATCCTGTCACATTGCTATGACAGCTCGCGCGTGGTCCGCTGGGGCATCAAACAGGCGTTTCGCGGGTTCCACGGCGTAAGCGGACATTTTGATGATTAG